The sequence CGGAATGGTGTCGAGATCTGTATCCGTTTTCAGACTGAGATTCTGCTTGAGATGCCTTAAAGATTCATTGATGACGATACGAGTTACCCACGCTTTCAGAGAGCCATTTCCACGATACTGAAAAGAATCTATGGAACGGAACATCTTAATAAAGCTATTTTGCAGCACATCATGCACATCATCTTTCTCAATAATGTAACGTGAGCAGACATAGGAAAGATTTCCGGAATAAGCTCCGAAAAGCTCTTTCCAGGCAGCTTCTTCTTTTGCAAGAAGGCGTTTTGCCAAAATCTGTTCCTTAGTTTCTTCCATGTACTGCGTCAGTTACTCTTATTTTTTAATTAAATATTTAAATTCGAATGCAAAAATAGATTGCCCTTTACTAAAGCGCAATCTATTTTGATCATATTTTAGTTTTTCACACAATACGGAAAATCATATTTTATGATTTCGTAAGGAGTTAAATCAACGCCGTCAACGGTTATTTTTTCAGCAATGATGCCAAATCTTAATGACCTATCTTGCCCTACATAAAATCCTTTTTGCGGTGCAGCAATTTTCACAATCGCATTTTTTGTAACCCCGTCCACCGGAATTTGCAATACTAAAGTTTTTGGAGCA comes from Chryseobacterium sp. 3008163 and encodes:
- a CDS encoding RNA polymerase sigma factor — its product is MEETKEQILAKRLLAKEEAAWKELFGAYSGNLSYVCSRYIIEKDDVHDVLQNSFIKMFRSIDSFQYRGNGSLKAWVTRIVINESLRHLKQNLSLKTDTDLDTIPDFSNDDEPDLESISKENLMEMIRSLPDGYRTVFNLYVFEEKSHKEIAAILGIAENSSASQFHRAKAILVQKVNEHKMIKKAHYE